TATTATTCTCTCTGTTATTATCTTGACAGGGGTGACAAATATCATGATGAGGAATACTGTGATATTACTCAAATTGAGTATCTAAAGAGGGAAGTCAACATTTGGGGGTGGGATCATGCTATTGTGAGTGTGGGAGGGGAATGCACcagcatttttattttgattcccCAAAACGTGCAGAAAATGGCAATTACTTGTTGCAACGGTATAACAAGTTTGTCTAGCATAGGTCCGCTTGAATACCTTGAGGAGCTATATATAGGATACTCAGAAAACTTAGGGGTGCTCTATAGAGGAGAAGACGAAGAGGTAATTGACATCTTTGCCCCAGCCCTTGCGCCTTTCCTCTTCTCGAGCCTTAGGGTTTTAACAATATATTATTGTCCGAAACTGAAGTATGTCTTTGGGCATGGGTCTAAATCCAACCTTCCACATCTACGAGAGATTGATATATCTGAATGTGAGACGGTGGGGATAATAGCAGCAGTTACATCCCCACCACCACATCCGCTCCCATTTTTCCCTAGTCTGGAACAGATTAGCATTAGAGGCTGTGACAAGATGAAGAGAGCGGTGGAATCCGAGTGGATGCCCCACTTCCCTAATCTAAGAAGAATCACAGCATTTAATTGTGCGGAGATGGAGGAGATAATTGGAGGTCCTCCCCCATACTCGCCGGATGAACAGATTTCTCTCGAATCTCTTAAGGTAAGCCTTTGCCATAACATGCGAAAGCTGCTTACGTATAAGTGGCTGCTCCATCTTCGAAATCTTCAAAGTATCGAGGTCGCTGAGTGCGAAGGAATGGTGGAGTTGATAAGCGGAGCGggacaaggccaagaaggaAGCATAACGACTTCTGTAAACAACACTCCTTCATCCTTCCAgccttcttcaatttctctcccAAAGCTAGAGTGTTTGACGCTACGCAATCTACTCCGGCTGAAGAGCATATACAAAGCCCCAATAAGCTGCGATTCCATGAAAAGATTGGACGTGTACGGATGCCCAAAACTGAAGAGGATTCCTTGCAACTGCGATTGTGTGAAATTGAGGAGCTTCCGTATATCTGggtggaagaagaggaaaagtgGAAGACGCTGATGTGGGATCATCCCGATGCTCAGGCTATTCTTCAACCTTATCTCCAAAAAGGGGAACACGCCAAGAAGGGAATGCCTTTTTCGTTGGGGAGACAGTATAAACCAAATGCTATAGGTTAATGAGTTTAATTGATATACAATTGCTTCACTTCTTAAAAGTCCTTGCAAAGATGTAGCTTTTCTGTTTATATGGTCATGCAGCTCTAACAGTGGCCTTTTGCAGAACTGTCTGCCAAGGGAAAGGATCTCCCGCAACTCTGCTCTTGAAGAAAGCCCTGCTGCTCGACCATGATTTGCTGCAAACTCGACTCAAGTTACCATATGAATTGACTTTCTTTCGTGTGGCCATGCTTTGTGTATTTTGAATGTGATCGCATGTTTTATTGACTACTGGAAATGAGTCAATCTGGTTGATATATTAGGTTAGTCAAAAAGCAACGGATCTGAAGATTTGGGAAGCCAAGGGAATAGCAAAGTCTGTTTCCTATCTTGTCTTATAACTGAAAGGACAATTTATTATTATGGATTGATCTTCTTGGGATATTAGCCTtctaagaaaagagagaattttgtgCAGCACTACctttaatctatttttgtttcgaAAGGATTTCAAATATGATATTGCTTTAACTTGTCGATTGAAAATATTGTGTCAAATACGCTGCTTTGCTCTGTTGGATCAGAGCAACATGACCCCGATTAAACTTGTTTCGACATTAAACTATTTGGTATAGAATACTTGATCTGCTTAGTAGTTGTATCATATCTAGAAACATAGGCCGGGAAGTTTTCTTTTCACCCTTTGTCATACTTTGAGTTAGAAATGTAAaaagacgaagaagaaagaattgcatGGCTATCACCCCTCTTTAAATGCCTCGAAGTTGTGGATAGATGGAGAACCCTACAGCTTCAGCTCAAGTTACCAAAAATCAGAGCAGTAACCACTAGCAAGTCAATGGAAAAAAGGCCAGCTTATAGGATGTGGCACTTTTGAAAGTGTTTACATTGCAAGCAACCAGTAAGTTAGCTCTGGGAATCTTAGACATGTTCCATTTTTTTAGATATCTAGTCAGCTAAACTTTGACATATTAAGTGACAGAAAAACCAGATCTCTATGTGCATGGAAGGAGTTTGAGCTATTGCCTAATGATCCAAATTTAGCTGAGTGCATCGAGCAGTTAAAGCAGGTAATGTTTTTGTTATGCTCTGGGATCCAATCTATCCTCTCATCCGATCTAAATATGCTGGGAGGAAACTTTCTTTCATCATTTCCAGGTAATTGATTGCTTTGTTACTACAGGAAATTCAGGTACTTAGCCAGCATAGACATCCGAACATTCTGCAGTATTATATAAGGGAAATTGTGAGTCACATTTCCACAGCATCTATGCATCCCAGCTCAATGGGCGTTCACTATTTGACTcaccaaaatttcaacatattCATACATACTCAGGTTGAGGATTGGCGTTACATATATCTAGAATATGCACATCACGATTCAATAGACAAGTATATCCAGGAGCATCTTGGGACCCTAACAGAATCGGTTGTCAGCACTTTACCCGCTATATTGTGGCTGGATTGGCTTCCCTGCATGTTAACAACTCCATACATGGGTAATTCTAAACCATTGATCAAGCATCATGAGATGACTTGCATATTGGATTAGGATGATTGGACCTTCTTCTTTGTGCCCCCAGACCTGTTAAAACTATTTGGCTTGTGCAGGGATTTAAAGGGAGCTAATTTATTTGTGGATGCATCTGGGATATTCAAACTTGCTGACTTTGGGATTGCTAAACATGTGATTTTTTACCTCTTCACCGCAAGACTACTCAGTGCATGTAGAAATTCCTTGCTGATCTGTGGTACATTCGAATGTGAAGTCAGGGACCCAGGGTGACTGCATACTTCTCGTTATTGGTTTGTGGCATTTCATATGTGCATAAATCTATGATAGATGGATGAAATGTCATTAAgtaattttcttcactttttttcccattgTTTCAGGTAAAGTTACCATGTTGCATGAACGGGAAAAGATTTCTTGCTGTAAATAGATGCTGAAACCTAATGAGAGTTCCCTTTCTACTGGTTTCTAAAAAGTTCCTAAGAGCGGTAGTGAATAAAACGCAATACCTTTGGCAAAAGGTTGTGGTGTTGTTTTTGCTGCTCCTCTGCATTCCAAAATAAGGATAGAACTTAGTCAGAGTAAGTAAGGGCCTCCTTCCTAACATGGGGTAAATAAAAGTTTATTAATCCATAGAATGGAATTCTGGACAGTAGCCAAGGTGTTGTTGCTCTCTTTTTGAGTTCTCAAGCATTTGCTAAGGCCATGTTGTTGATTGCTTCATGGTCCTTTTTCTCAGTAATGAGCTAACATGAGTTGAAAGTGGTTGATTCAGTTATCAATATGATGTATCTATGTCTATAAAGATGTTGCTATTTTATCCGGTGTTCCATGAACACACCAAGTAGTATTCAGCTTTACTAATGCCGTACCATTTCTTAGCTAACCGGACAAGCAGCTTGCCGCTCTTTGAAGGGAAGTCTAAACTAGATGGCTCTAGAGGTACTCTGCTTTTGTTAACGTTAATGCGGCACACTCGGAGGTCCTCCCCCATACTCGCCGGATGAACAGATTTCTCTCGAATCTCTTGAGGTAAGCCTTTGCGATAACATGAGAAAGCTGCTTACGTATGAGTGGCTGCTCCATCTTCGAAATCTTCAAAGTATCGAGGTCGCTGAGTGCAAAGGAATGGTGGAGTTGATAAGCGGAGTGggacaaggccaagaaggaAGCATAACGACTTCTGTAAACAACACTCCTTCATCCTTCCAgccttcttcaatttctctcccAAAGCTAGAGTGTTTGAAGCTACGCTATCTACACCAGCTGAAGAGCATATACAAAGCCCCAATAAGCTGCGATTACATCCGAACATTCTGCAGTATTATGGCAGTGAAATTGTGAGTCAACTTTCCACGACATCTGCATGTCCCAGCTCAACAGGCATTCATAATTTGACTCACCAAAATTTCAACATGTCCATACATACTCAGGTTGAGGATCAGCTCAACGTATATCTAGAATATGCACATCACGGTTTGATAGACAAGTATATAAAGGAACGTCTTGGGACCCTGACAGAATCGGTTGTCCGCACTTTTACCTATGATATTGTGACTGGATTGGCTTCACTGCATGTTAACAACTCCATACATGGATAATTCTAAACCATTGATCAAGCATCGTGAAATGACTTGCATATTGGATTAGGACGATTGCGCTACAGACCTGTCAAAACTATTTGGTTAGCGCAGGGATTTAAAGGGAGCTAATTTATTTGTGGATGCATCCGGGATAGTCAGACTTGCTGACTTTGGGATTGCTAAACATGTGAGTTTCGACCTCTTCACTGCAAGACTCCTGACTGCATGTGGAAATTCCTAGCAGATCTGTGGTGCATTTGAATGTGAAGTCAGGGACCCAGGGTGACTGTGTGCTTCTCACCACTGGTTTGTGGCATTTCATCTGTGCAAAAATCTATTATAGATGGATGTTATTGAgtaattttcttcacttttttttcccattgtcTTGAGTAAAGTTACCATGTTGCATAAACGGGAAAAGATTTCTCGCTGCAAACAGATGCCAAAACCTAATGAGAGTTCTTTCCTCTTCTAGTGGTTTCCAAAAAGTTCCTAAGACCGATAGTGAATAGAACCCAATACCTTTGGCACAAGGTTGTGGTGTTGTTTTTGCTGCTCCTCTGCATTCCAAAAGAAGGATTGAATTTAGTCAGAGTAAAGAAGGGCCTCCTTCCTAACATGGGGCAAATAAAAGTGTATTGGTCCATAGAACGGAATTTGGGACAGTAGCCATAGTATCGTTGCTCTCTTTTTGAATTCTCAAGCATTTGCTGAAATCATGTTGTTGATTGCTTCATGGTCCTTCTTCTCAGTAATGAGCTAACATAAGTTGAAAGTGGTTGATTCAGTTGTCAATCTAATGTATCTATGTCTACAAAGATGTTGCTATTTTATCCATGTTCCATGAACACATTAAATGGTCTTCGGCTTTACTAATGCCATACCATTTGTTAGCTAACCAGACAAGTAGCTTACTACTCTTTGAAGGGAAGTCTAAACTGGTGGCTCATGAGATACTCTGCTTTTGTGAACGTTAATGCTACATTCCTTTTTTGTTGTGGCGGAATGATGGAATAATATATCGTGCAGCTCATACAATCATTGATGGTGAATAATTACAGCATGGATCTCGATTGTGCTGCCGACATGTGGAGTTTGGGACATACTATTACTGAAATGATAACTGTGAAGCTTCCTAGGAGTGAGTATGAGCGGGTACGTTTGCTgcattgctttttcattttctctgtCCTTCCAAGGAATATGCTTCCGACTAAATCCATCACCATTTTCTGTAGGAAGTTTGGGACTATACATATTACCATTTGGTATGTGATCTGTGTCATGAGTTTCTGTTTAAGGTTGAATCATTAATGCAGGCTCAAGTCATATTTAAGGTGATGTGAAGTTCTCCAGCAATACCTGAGACATCATCTCCCGAGGGAAAGGATTTCCTGCAGTGCTGCTTTCGAACACAGCCTGCCAAGAAGCCTTCAGCAGCTATGCCACTTGAGCATGCTTTCCTGCGAATTTGAAGTTGCTTATGATTGACTTATTTCAAGTGCCATACGTTGTTGCAAATGGATGTGGTACTGTAAAGTTCCATATTTACTAAACTAGAATAATCACAGGGTCCATagatgtgatgaagtacttgtATATCAACGAAATAAGATGCATGTTCCTCGCGCATGGTTTGACCAGTGCCATACTACGATCTAGGCAAATTTGACAGTGTTGCTTAATCTAAACATTTTACTACAGAGTGCATTCttatcataaacattttgtatgAAGTACATTTATTCATCAAAATTGAATGGTATTGATATGGCTCCAAATAAGAAACGGATCAGCAAAACAAAAGTAATAAAAcccaaggaaaaaggaaaagaaaaagaaaatcgaagtGATAGTGCATCAAAATTGCTGAAATAATTTGGAAAGGAAATACTCTGTCGATTTGGTGGGAGGAACATTGGCAGGTTTGCAAACCTGCAACGTCTTAGGATTTGGGAAGTGAAGGGAGAAATATCAAAGTTACGGGCATTGGAGGCTCTTAATTCTTCCGGACAGACCACAATGGCTTTTCTCGATTCACCGGAAATTGGTGATGGTGATGAGGGCCACTCTGATTGGAGAAATTTCATGTATTTGTTGAGATCAACGATGATGAGGATCCAAGATTTACAACTTTCAAGAGGAGAATCAACGTTGATTGTTGCGATAATGCTCGACAGGGCGGCAGGGAAAAGTTTTTCCCTGGTGGTTTTTCCCCCAAGTGATGCTGCAAGTTTGCTGGATTTCCCCCTAACGGTTTTTTGTCATTTCCTGGAAcctttttggaataattttgcATGTTGTGTCTATAAGATGCAAATAGCTAGtgaaatttgttaaaaaaatctcatgCGGTTCGTTTCCAAGATTTTAATAGgccttatatttatataatttaccTTCACTTACTCGTTCAAATATTTAGGTTGGATTTTCTCCTATGTGCAAATAGCAATTTCTGCATGAAATGCAAACTAAACATgcttcctttttattattattttttctgcaATTAAAGTGATTCCTCTACCCTAATGCATACCTGAAATATATTCAAAAGTGTGACAGGAAAAAGAACTCcttaaattttgcaaagtcgGAGGCGCTTTTTAGACCAAGCGATGTCTCTCGGCTGCATTGAATTATGTCTtcgttttcgttttcttttgttcttttcctcaATCTTCAACCAACATTCTAACCATAAGGCGCCTTCTCTTTTGTCCCTGTTCTCTCCCCCTTTCTTTCGTAAAACTCGCTCTTCTTTTCctgctgtgtttttttttttttttttggtgttctCTGCCCAAACCCTTAATGAAGACTACTAATTGGTGTTTGGTCTTTCAAAGTGTAGCATTATTGAGCATCATCATCAACTCATCAAGTTCGCTAAACTCAGTCATCAATTAACTAACAATTCTTGTCTAACAGGAACTGCACCAACGcagcaagaaaaagataaacaaaaacTCAGGCAAGAACTCATTCGTTTTCAAGACTCGGTCATAAAAATCGAGGAAAAGAAACCATGAATATGTGCCGGATTTTCTCTGCTGCCGTGTCCTTTTTACCTACTTTTGACCCAGAATTCGACCATTTACAGCTCTCGGTTCCTTTTGTGTGTTTTCACACTGCTAATTTCCTTCATTCACACACGAAGGAAAGTCGTGTTGAAAGTGGCCTCCTTTCGGCCAACCAGGAGGAGGGAACGGAAAGGACTTCACTTCGAAGAGCGGGCACGTCCAAAATTCTCATAAGAATTCCCATTTAAATTCGCCTGGAAATTCAGAGTCGGGTTGTGTAGCAGATTGGTTCACAATAATTGCACTCTTATTAGAAAGGGCAGTACAATCACAAGAATGTGAGAttacaaatggattttattatgGGTCAAATTATCGGTGTTTTTCTTCGTTAATTTTTATGAAGATGCGATTGAAACCTTTGAGCTCGTAACAGTAATTTAACTTAAAAACTATTGAGTTATTATAGTCTTTAAATCATTCTTgggacattttttttctttttgatctaAAGATCCAAACTACATATGAAACGAGTCCCGTGATTGGGAAAACACGAATTTAGCATATTATGCTtgctcctaaatatttttatgtggATGCCACATAACAAGTACCTATATAAGTTCATGCAAATAGGATCTAGCGAATTAACAATCcaaaatttgagagaaaatatgAAGTGATTTTGTGCATTTTTGAAACTCTGTTAGTGTACATTCTTGTAGTTTTTCCTTGTTCAAATATACTGATTTTCAACTTTCACTAAGATGTTGCAAATTCAATTAGAAGCATATGATTAATAGTCCTAATTAGCCAAGTCACAAAACCAATCATAAGAGATTCATTGCAGTTGTCACCAAGTCTTGAATTGGTGGGATGGTTATTTCCATGGCAAGAGCGGCTAACATCGCAAACTTCACCTTCTAGGGATTAAGTTAAAATATTACCTTTGGCACTTAAGGTGTTCTTATACTCCATAATAAATATGTTActtattttataattaatctACCCTCAATAATATGCTAATATTGGTTTAGATAATTTGTCGATTTGGCTATAACTTGGAATAAGAGACAATAACAATATAAAtctaatattgaaaaaattttgtttgatttttttcacttattagTTATTCTTTTAGCAATTGCCGAATAACATCATTCAAACTGCATAAtgccaaatcttttttttccaattacatTATGCCATAAATGTGCGAATCAACATACATGATTTCACCTCAAACAAATGgactttttttatgaataaatttttttaaaaaaaaaagatagaaaaatagcTCATATTAGTTCAATTTACCAGGTAATGCAAATTAAAACCAAGTCTTATTTATGTGTATTAAAAATTTCCAATaccatatcatatcatttacACAAAAAATGCATAGAATATACATtcggagaagaaggaagataagAGAAACTTAAACAAAAGAGCATTTCTATCTGTCGTAAGATAGAAAGTAAACatcaaatttagataatctTACTTTAAATACTTATGTAGCAAGAACATTCataaaaattagaacataatgTAAGCCTAAACAATAATATAACGATTGATTTATATAAAGTGTCAATATAATATTATGCAAAAAATTTATCCATGTAATATGGGTTCATATCAATAAATGGAATTGGAAGTAAATTTCTGAATCTGTGCAACCCATGGGTCTTTGTTTACGACACATTCTACAAAAATATTCAGTCATAAGTTACAATTTGATGGAATCACCTACCAATTCTACTCACATCATAGGAAATGTTTTCTAGCAGCTGGATGGTTTGGAATATTTTGGGGCCAGAGATGGACACATTTCATTCACATGAGGGTACAGGTCCACTGTATTGTATCCTGGCAGCTCCATTCGATACCAACCTCGTATTTGACAGAACAGAAGCTTGATGTCGTCCCCATCATCGCACCACTTAGGCAAGCGGCTTGAATGATTCTCGAAGAACCTTAGTGAGTAAGCATCTTTTATCTGCATAAAAGACAATGCTATTCACAAAATGCCACATGGGATGCCTCATGACAAAAAGTCACGCTTGGAAAGGCAAACTAGATGATAGTTTTCTCAATCTTTGAAGAAAGTGACATCCATCTCTAGATAGTAAATTCAAGCAATTAGGGTAAAAAGATAACCCAACTAGGGTCAATCAGATCGCACTTACAGTGAACTCTGTAACATGAATGGAGCTAGAAATTGGATAAAGAGTCCTGCTGCTTTGTACATTTCAAGAACAAAAGCTACACAAGAGGCAGACTTCCCGTCACTGTATACCCAATGGTCTTGCTCTGGAGTGTCAGCAGTTCAACAAAAGATGACCCCCTCATTTCAGTTTCGTGTATTAGATTAGGAAGATCCAAGCCCTGTATGCAACACAATCGTAAGGTAGCCATAAAGTAAAGTAAGTGTAATTACAACCATATAACATTTGTTAACAGAATGTCATTCAAGAGACATATTAGATTTCAGTTGCACCTCAGTGAGCAAAACAAGATGCATAACGTCACACAGACAATTGCAAATTGAATGGGACGGTACCTTTGTTCCTAGTCACTTGTTGAGTGCTTCATTCCATATGTTCGCAGCATAGGCTGGTTGCACTTGGTTCCATAGTCATAACAGAAGCAACCTACAATAATACAATGCTTTCTATAAAATGAGTGAACTGCACTCCCATCACGTGAATAAAGCACCCCACGTGGTGAGCATATTACATGCATCGTCAGTCAGGCTGATAGCAACTCttaagaaaaaatgaacaaagtCTACTATTTTGCTGTCTTAGTATCATATAGGAGgccataaaaaattaataattgtcaAACTAAGCCAGGTTCTTTTCCATAACGTTAGCACTCAATAGAGTCACATGCGAACCtgccatttggcaaaatcaCTGTTCATTTTTTAGCCTTTTGTTTTGTTCAGTTGAATTCATTCGAAATCATGGCATGATTGTCTAATTTCAACTAGAACGTGTTGTTAGGATCTAACACACGGCTTAATAATATTTCAAGGTCTATCAAAGTAAGAGTAAATTGCTGTTTAGCAGTCATGTTGAGAAGCAGAAACTATTTCGTATCCAGCATCTAAGAATCTCAAGGCATCTACAGATATACCTTGGAAGTAACACAAGGCCTTAGTGCTAGAAAATCGTCTAAGGCAACTGAATGCacccacaaaatatatataaacatatatgcACGTGTACAATCTCTGTACCACATGAGCATCTAATGGCGGTGGATAATTTGCGCCGATGGTGTCTATCCAGCTAAAAAGCATGTTGTGATAACCATATGGTTTCCCATTCATAATCTGTGCAAACTCCCATGCAGCAGCTCATTAAATTTGGCTCACATATCAGGATGCAGTTGAAGCAACGCAATGTGGGGATTTGAGTAATCTTTGTTAAACTCGAACTCCCACCATTTTCCCATGGTAACACAGCAATGACATCCTCTCCCTGCAATGataagaacaaaacaaaacttgcATAATCTCTATTACTATGTTAGATTTCTGTAGCACCTGACCCCTTTACCAACACAAAGGAACAAAGCATGTAGCAAAAACCCAAATGTGAccttaaatttattaatcaaGGTCTGCCTCAAGTAAAGGACGTCATTTCATCAAATTCTAACCATAATTATCATCAGTAAGTTATCGTCTTGTGCGTAAGGATGGTCCTGAAGTTCAGCAGAAAAAGTTCAGACACTGCATTCCCTATGTTACAAATATGATGATGCTACAATAGAGCTTCTAGTAGGAGCCTAAATAGGATCAGCTGCAGTTCAACATGAACCTGAAGCAGCATGTCATCGTTTACTTGCTCATCCTCTCTTACAATCAAAAGTTTCTATGGgagcaaaaaaaggaaagacctATCTTATTAGAGAACATAAGATGAGCAAGGAGATTTAAGGACATAGGGGCGTGACTAAAGCATGCTTAATATGCAAAATGGAACGATCTCAATGGGAACCATATTTGTGAGAGAAGAAGTCCATGATTCGACAAAAGTCACATTTATAAAGTAATCACACAGAAATACAATGCCCCAAAAACCTAAGGGTTCATGAAATGTTAGAGAAACACAGCAGAAACCCTACTTGTCCTTTTCAATATGTATGAGACCACACTTTGATAATCAGAGGACATTAAAGCAGTATTGTATGAGTGTCTTTAATAATGAATGACAGATAAGCATagggaattttttttgggtcggtaaGCACAGGAAATTAAAGAGATGGAGAAATAATGACTCAAACAATTCTGGGGGTGTTTGAAACATTTGAACGTTTGTCTGTTGGATATCCCCATATAGGAACAATGTGGACAGTTATTGTGGAAGACTGGCATACTTACGGCCATGTTAATATTGTGTCTATGCAATTGGTTTAAAACTTTACTTCACAATTACAATTGCAGAGACAGCAGCAGGCAAAAAGATTGGATGAAATGTTGAACATCAAAAGCAATCCGTCAAtgtatggaaaaaaaagaacgaggaatagaaaaaatgCTTAAAAACAATCGCAAGGTAATCCTTTTCCTCAAAAGGCTTTTTCTCCACTAGTCT
The window above is part of the Eucalyptus grandis isolate ANBG69807.140 chromosome 6, ASM1654582v1, whole genome shotgun sequence genome. Proteins encoded here:
- the LOC104430048 gene encoding mitogen-activated protein kinase kinase kinase 3-like — protein: MRKLLTYEWLLHLRNLQSIEVAECKGMVELISGVGQGQEGSITTSVNNTPSSFQPSSISLPKLECLKLRYLHQLKSIYKAPISCDYIRTFCSIMAVKLDLKGANLFVDASGIVRLADFGIAKHLIQSLMVNNYSMDLDCAADMWSLGHTITEMITVKLPRSEYEREVWDYTYYHLVCDLCHEFLFKVESLMQAQVIFKVM